One genomic window of Desulfurococcus mucosus DSM 2162 includes the following:
- the alaS gene encoding alanine--tRNA ligase, translated as MYRCKKCEEGVLWSRVPRDTCPDRPCSKYEFLYKEYKRVKPLSLQEVREKFIGFLRSKGHGVVDPYPVLARWRNDLYLTIASIIVFQPAVTEGIVDPPYNPLVIIQPSIRLSDIDNVGLTFGRHLTSFEMGGMHAFNKPGRFIYWVEGILDNTIEFFNKEIGIDLDDLVFKEGWWEGGGNAGPAPEVLVDGMELATLVHMMYKVVDGKYVENPVLVVDCGYGIERIAWFTQKTPTGFHAIYGRLINEYKDVLGVEEPPYDVLKKAVYMLSDREIEGIREYERALREHGFGDHIDEFVKVIYLYSVLDHARTMSLMLSDGVVPSNTGEGYLARLVIRRLLRNLVRLGVEPARLTDVVQELLDRQIKYWKNDYIYGKFEAHRDYIMDVAAVETAKFIDAVSRGIDIVDKLLKKRKSLGLDDLITIYDSHGIPPEFVAERAREHGVEVSIPGDFYSKIAQRHSSPGVLVKEKEHEFPSDVVEWASRFPGTVRVFHMDPYLTSVEARVLGVRDRYLVLDRTVMYPWAGGQDHDTGFIEVAGRRYAVEYVGKVGNVIIHVLKEPVEIAEGTVVNVSIDWYRRYRLMKHHTATHVVLAAARRVLGDHVWQAGAEKTVEKARLDITHHKSLTPEELRRIEDLANKLIEDRINLRFHEMGKFEAESKYGLRIYQGGAVYSPILRIVEIPGWDAQACFGTHVHNTSEIGGVKIVNAERIQDGVVRLEFIASTRLVDHIRSLEGEIDEALAVMGARQGDLASAVRKMSREHAEVSKLLEEYRARLADTLVSQGVAGKTSICGVDVTYVELPVRDEKLLRQVLEELSLKQGILTVIDAGETLEIAVKPEKASEKNIDLRKTAARLSAKGAKGGGKPDHVALRKTSALSREDVISELENTLCTQ; from the coding sequence ATGTATAGGTGTAAGAAGTGCGAGGAAGGCGTGCTGTGGAGCAGGGTTCCAAGGGACACGTGTCCAGACAGGCCTTGCAGCAAGTACGAGTTCCTCTACAAGGAGTATAAGCGCGTGAAGCCTTTAAGCCTCCAGGAGGTAAGGGAGAAGTTCATAGGGTTCCTCAGGTCTAAGGGGCATGGAGTAGTGGATCCCTACCCTGTCCTAGCTAGGTGGAGGAACGACCTTTACCTCACCATAGCATCCATAATAGTGTTTCAGCCAGCTGTAACAGAGGGCATAGTCGACCCACCGTACAATCCCCTTGTGATAATCCAGCCATCCATAAGGTTGAGCGACATAGACAACGTGGGCTTAACGTTCGGGAGGCATTTAACCAGTTTCGAAATGGGCGGGATGCACGCGTTCAACAAGCCTGGCAGATTCATCTACTGGGTTGAGGGGATACTCGATAACACTATAGAGTTCTTCAATAAGGAGATAGGCATAGACCTGGACGACCTGGTGTTCAAGGAGGGATGGTGGGAGGGGGGAGGTAACGCTGGTCCAGCTCCAGAGGTGCTTGTCGACGGCATGGAGCTTGCTACACTTGTCCACATGATGTACAAGGTTGTAGACGGCAAATACGTGGAGAACCCTGTCCTAGTCGTTGACTGCGGCTACGGTATTGAGAGGATAGCATGGTTCACTCAGAAGACGCCGACAGGCTTCCACGCCATATACGGCAGGTTGATCAACGAGTACAAGGATGTCTTAGGCGTCGAGGAGCCCCCCTACGATGTCTTGAAGAAGGCCGTGTACATGTTGAGCGATAGGGAGATAGAGGGTATTCGAGAGTATGAGAGGGCTCTCCGCGAGCACGGCTTCGGGGATCACATAGATGAATTCGTCAAGGTGATATACCTCTACAGCGTGCTAGACCATGCGAGGACAATGAGCCTGATGCTTTCAGACGGCGTCGTCCCCTCGAACACTGGTGAAGGATACCTGGCGAGGCTGGTGATCAGGCGTCTCCTCAGGAACCTTGTTAGACTAGGGGTGGAGCCGGCTAGGCTCACCGATGTGGTTCAGGAGCTCCTCGACAGGCAGATAAAGTACTGGAAGAACGACTACATATACGGCAAGTTTGAGGCTCACAGGGATTACATAATGGATGTGGCTGCTGTTGAGACAGCCAAGTTCATTGACGCGGTGAGCCGCGGCATAGACATAGTTGACAAGCTGTTGAAGAAGAGGAAGAGCCTGGGTTTAGACGACTTGATCACAATATACGACTCCCATGGCATACCGCCTGAATTCGTTGCTGAAAGGGCGAGGGAGCATGGTGTAGAGGTCTCGATACCAGGCGACTTCTACTCCAAGATAGCTCAGAGACATTCCTCACCCGGGGTTCTAGTCAAGGAGAAGGAGCATGAATTCCCAAGCGATGTGGTTGAGTGGGCTTCCCGCTTCCCTGGGACTGTGAGAGTATTCCACATGGATCCATACTTAACCAGTGTGGAGGCACGCGTCCTAGGCGTCAGGGACAGGTACCTGGTTCTCGATAGGACGGTAATGTATCCATGGGCTGGTGGACAGGACCACGACACAGGCTTCATAGAGGTTGCCGGCAGGCGCTACGCGGTGGAATACGTGGGGAAGGTAGGGAATGTAATAATCCATGTGTTGAAGGAGCCAGTTGAGATTGCAGAGGGCACGGTTGTCAACGTCTCAATAGACTGGTATAGGAGGTATAGGTTGATGAAGCATCATACAGCGACCCATGTGGTGCTGGCTGCAGCGCGAAGAGTGCTCGGCGACCACGTGTGGCAGGCTGGCGCTGAGAAAACTGTTGAGAAAGCTAGGCTGGACATAACTCATCACAAGTCGTTGACGCCGGAGGAGTTGCGGAGGATAGAGGATCTCGCGAATAAGCTCATAGAGGATAGGATCAACCTACGCTTCCACGAGATGGGTAAGTTCGAGGCTGAATCGAAGTATGGGCTACGGATATACCAGGGTGGGGCAGTGTACTCACCGATCCTGAGGATAGTTGAGATACCGGGATGGGATGCCCAGGCATGCTTCGGTACACACGTCCATAATACCTCTGAGATCGGTGGTGTGAAGATAGTTAATGCTGAGAGAATACAGGATGGGGTAGTAAGGTTGGAGTTCATAGCGTCGACCAGGCTCGTAGACCACATACGGTCACTTGAAGGAGAAATAGATGAGGCCCTAGCAGTCATGGGGGCGAGGCAGGGAGACCTGGCTTCAGCCGTGAGAAAGATGAGCAGGGAGCACGCTGAGGTCAGCAAGCTGCTTGAAGAGTACAGAGCCCGCCTGGCCGATACCCTGGTATCCCAAGGGGTAGCCGGGAAAACCAGTATCTGCGGTGTAGATGTAACATATGTGGAGCTACCGGTACGCGACGAGAAGCTGCTTAGACAAGTACTCGAAGAACTCTCACTCAAACAAGGGATCCTCACAGTTATAGATGCAGGGGAAACACTGGAGATAGCTGTGAAGCCGGAGAAGGCATCGGAGAAGAACATAGACCTCAGGAAGACGGCTGCAAGGCTCTCAGCTAAGGGGGCTAAGGGAGGCGGCAAGCCGGATCATGTAGCACTGAGGAAAACCAGTGCACTGAGCAGGGAAGACGTAATAAGCGAGCTAGAGAACACGCTATGCACGCAATGA
- the rpl12p gene encoding 50S ribosomal protein P1, with protein MEYIYASLLLYKAGKEISEENVKKVLEAAGVAVDEVRVKSLVAAIKNIDIAKVLEQAIAAPVAAAPVQAAPATAPAAEEKKEEKKEEESKELSEEALSEGFSALFG; from the coding sequence ATAGAGTACATATATGCGTCTTTACTGCTGTACAAGGCCGGTAAGGAGATAAGTGAGGAAAACGTGAAGAAGGTGCTGGAGGCAGCCGGCGTAGCCGTCGACGAGGTAAGGGTGAAGTCACTTGTAGCGGCGATCAAGAACATAGATATAGCTAAAGTCCTCGAGCAAGCGATCGCAGCCCCTGTAGCGGCTGCCCCAGTGCAGGCTGCCCCGGCCACTGCCCCAGCAGCCGAGGAGAAGAAGGAGGAGAAGAAAGAGGAGGAGTCTAAGGAGCTCAGTGAGGAGGCTCTCTCAGAGGGCTTCTCAGCCCTCTTCGGGTAG
- a CDS encoding 50S ribosomal protein L10, which produces MAVTGREIPRWKAEIVEELVELLRRHRVFALIDTTGIPANHIQMLRKKLHGKAVLKAVKPRLLGIALEKAGINPELFKEHLTGQVVAVFTDMNPFELAMLMDKYVTKTYFKPGEKTDKEIVIPEGNTGIPPGPMLSVFGRLKIQTKVQGNVIYVAKDTVVAKPGDVVSSDLASLLQKLGLALKEIRLRPKLAYDGVVIPGDKLVLNLEEYSGMLTTAHLDALKIAVELALPEPGVLQLVLAKAQRQALSLAIEAGFITPETAEAVLLAAVAKANALAAEVAKHAPELGLEVKQPVQQVQQEAKGKEGEKKEEKKEEESKELSEEALSEGFSALFG; this is translated from the coding sequence ATGGCTGTCACCGGTAGGGAGATACCGAGATGGAAGGCAGAGATAGTTGAGGAGCTGGTTGAACTCCTCCGGAGGCACCGTGTGTTCGCATTGATAGATACCACGGGTATACCCGCCAACCACATCCAGATGCTTAGGAAAAAGCTACATGGCAAGGCCGTGTTGAAGGCGGTGAAGCCGAGGCTACTCGGGATAGCACTGGAGAAAGCAGGCATAAACCCCGAGCTCTTCAAGGAGCACTTAACAGGTCAGGTGGTGGCGGTATTCACGGATATGAATCCCTTCGAGCTTGCAATGCTAATGGACAAGTATGTGACGAAGACGTACTTCAAGCCAGGTGAGAAAACAGATAAGGAGATAGTTATACCCGAGGGCAACACGGGTATACCCCCCGGCCCCATGCTGAGTGTTTTCGGGAGACTCAAGATACAGACCAAGGTTCAAGGCAACGTTATCTATGTTGCAAAGGATACTGTTGTAGCCAAGCCTGGCGACGTTGTCTCCAGCGATCTCGCAAGCCTCCTGCAGAAACTAGGGCTCGCGTTAAAGGAGATAAGGCTTAGACCGAAGCTGGCCTACGACGGCGTCGTCATACCGGGCGATAAACTAGTGTTAAACCTAGAGGAGTATAGCGGCATGTTGACCACTGCACACCTCGACGCGTTGAAGATAGCGGTTGAACTAGCTCTACCTGAGCCAGGCGTACTGCAACTAGTGCTGGCCAAGGCGCAGAGACAGGCACTCTCCCTCGCCATCGAGGCAGGGTTCATAACACCTGAGACAGCTGAAGCAGTGTTACTGGCAGCCGTGGCTAAGGCCAACGCGCTTGCAGCCGAGGTAGCCAAGCACGCGCCCGAGCTCGGCTTAGAGGTTAAGCAACCAGTGCAACAAGTGCAACAGGAGGCTAAGGGGAAGGAAGGGGAGAAGAAGGAGGAGAAGAAAGAGGAGGAGTCTAAGGAGCTCAGTGAGGAGGCTCTCTCAGAGGGCTTCTCAGCCCTCTTCGGGTAG
- a CDS encoding 50S ribosomal protein L1, protein MPAYTREALAEAIGKAIELGKGRRFKQSVEMIIVLRDVDVKGQAGKIREFVTLPKGRGKERSVCVVADGDLAAKAREAGAKLVLTSQDLQGINKKQAKKIAGQCDWILVRTDLMAVTGRVLGPALGPRGKAPVPLPASADIQGLIKRYANTVVARVKDQPQIMVAIGTEDMKPEDLADNALAVLSAIESKLPSGMGNIGKIVFKTTMGMPVEV, encoded by the coding sequence ATGCCTGCATACACTCGTGAAGCACTCGCAGAGGCAATAGGGAAGGCAATAGAGCTCGGCAAGGGGAGGAGGTTCAAGCAGAGCGTCGAGATGATAATAGTGCTCAGAGACGTGGATGTAAAGGGGCAGGCAGGCAAGATAAGGGAGTTCGTAACCCTACCGAAGGGAAGAGGCAAGGAGAGAAGCGTGTGTGTTGTCGCAGACGGCGACCTCGCAGCTAAAGCCAGGGAGGCAGGAGCCAAGCTCGTGTTAACGAGCCAGGATCTCCAGGGTATTAATAAGAAGCAGGCGAAGAAAATAGCGGGGCAGTGCGACTGGATCCTGGTTAGAACAGATCTCATGGCTGTAACCGGCCGCGTACTCGGGCCTGCACTCGGCCCCAGGGGTAAGGCACCAGTGCCGCTGCCGGCTTCAGCCGACATCCAGGGCCTTATCAAAAGATATGCGAACACCGTTGTAGCCAGGGTTAAGGATCAACCCCAGATAATGGTTGCCATAGGCACAGAGGACATGAAGCCCGAGGACCTGGCTGACAACGCGCTGGCCGTGCTCTCCGCCATAGAATCCAAGCTCCCCTCAGGCATGGGTAACATAGGTAAGATAGTTTTCAAGACCACTATGGGTATGCCAGTGGAGGTTTAG